A portion of the Homalodisca vitripennis isolate AUS2020 chromosome 2, UT_GWSS_2.1, whole genome shotgun sequence genome contains these proteins:
- the LOC124355750 gene encoding uncharacterized protein LOC124355750 — protein sequence MDFLRRAARKSKLDRVRNEEIRRTMIREETVVEAIRQKQLVWFGHVNRMDEQRLAKILMEWLPTERRKRGRPRQTWKQGISKAMSERNLGPGDWNDRKEWKLGIGRRRHTL from the coding sequence ATGGATTTCCTGAGAAGAGCTGCGCGGAAATCGAAATTAGACAGAGTGCGAAATGAGGAGATAAGAAGAACGATGATACGAGAAGAAACTGTTGTTGAAGCTATTAGACAGAAACAGTTAGTATGGTTCGGCCACGTAAACCGAATGGATGAGCAACGTCTGGCAAAAATTCTTATGGAATGGCTACCAACAGAACGACGAAAGAGGGGGCGCCCTAGACAAACATGGAAGCAGGGGATATCGAAGGCAATGTCGGAACGTAACTTAGGACCTGGTGATTGGAATGATAGAAAAGAATGGAAGTTGGGAATCGGAAGGCGACGACATACGCTGTGa